Below is a window of Picosynechococcus sp. PCC 7002 DNA.
CTTTAACGCCACGGTTAAATTGCAAGTCCTCATCTGTCTGTTTTAGTAGATCGATATTGTCTTTTAAATAGTTTTTGTCAAGGGATTCAACTACTGTCAGCTTAAGCTTCTTTACTTTACTTTTGCTGAGTTCAGAGTGCCTGATATTCTTAAGATTGTCACTAATCCATATTTTTTGTTCAGCAGCAAAAGCATATTGAATTTGATAAAATCCCTGTGGATAAGTTTTCTTACTTGAAATAATGTGTTGATTTTGTGCAACCTGAGAAGTTATACGAAGATCACACGAAAACTTCAAGATCCCAGATGAGAGCAAAGATAAAGTTTGTTCAAAACCCAATTCTTCTACGAGACCATTGACCTCATAAAAATTAGGAGAATCTAAAATAACTTTGTCGAATAGTATTAATTTATTAATTAATGATGAAAAGTCAAGGCAGTATTTCCGTCTACGATCATCGAATTTAACACATTTACTAAAAAGATTTTTGTCAATAGACATCTGAAAATACTGCGATCAATATAAAAACAATAACTTGTCAAGAGGCCAGAATTATATCTGGGGCGATAGTTTCAAAAGAAAAAGTATTTAAATTTGTTAGGTTTTGAGCATGCTCGATAGTGATTGCGCAGACTTTGCCATCTTGATCTAAATCGACGAGGGTATTTTCGTTAATATCTTTCGTTTCTACAATCGGATTTTGATTGAATTCTAAATATAGAGTATCTGTATCTTGAAAATATTGAATCTTCATTTTTTAAAACTCCGATCAAAAAAGGCATTGTGAATCGTTTCTCCATCCTGAAGCAAAACAACCCTCAATGCCCGGTTATCCATTTCATGAATTCTTGCCCATCTCTTGATACGTCCATCTTCCTGGATTTGCTCTTTTTCGGGATTTAGAATCACGAACTCAATCCATTCTAATTTTATTAAGCTTCGATCCGGACGTTGTCTCGTCGTTAAAAAATATTGTGTGAATTTCATGCAGAAAACGTGAGTATAGAGTGCATTATTTTGTAATAACACACCCCATAAATAAGGCTTAAGCTTTGGCGAGTTCTTCCTTGGCGGCAGTACTAGCTAAATACTTTTCCAGTTCCGTTAACGCATCCGCATCAACTTTCGTTTGCATCGGACAGAATTTAGGGCCACACATCGAGCAGAATTCTGCTGTTTTGTAGATATCTGCGGGAAGAGTTTCATCGTGGTATTCACGAGCACGCTCAGGATCGAGGGACAGTTCAAACTGTTTCTCCCAATCAAAGTTATACCGAGCATGGGACAACTCATCATCGCGATCGCGTGCCCCAGGACGATGACGGGCAATATCTGCCGCATGGGCCGCAATCTTATAGGCGATGAGACCATTCCGCACATCCTCCGCATCAGGTAGGCCGAGGTGCTCTTTGGGGGTGACATAGCAGAGCATTGCCGTGCCGTACCAGCCAGCCATCGCCGCCCCGATCGCCGAGGTGATGTGGTCATAGCCAGGCGCAATATCAGTCACCAAGGGGCCGAGCACATAGAAAGGTGCTTCAGAGCACTCTTCCATCTGCTTCTTCACGTTGAACTCGATCTGATCCATGGGGACGTGGCCAGGGCCTTCTACCATCACTTGGACATCGTGTTCCCAAGCGCGACGGGTCAGTTGACCTAGGGTTTTCAGTTCAGCGAGTTGCGCCTCATCAGAAGCATCGTGGGTACAGCCAGGACGCAGAGAATCCCCAAGGCTGAAGGACACATCGTAGCGCTTAAAGATTTCGATAATGTCGTCAAAGTGGGTGTAGAGGGGATTTTGCTTATGGTGATGCAACATCCAACGGGCAAGGATTCCACCACCACGGGACACAATCCCCGTAATCCGGTTTTTCACAAGGGGCAGATGCTCGATCAAGATCCCGGCGTGGATGGTCATGTAGTCCACCCCTTGCTGGGCGTGCTTCTCGATGATGTGCAAGAAATCATTGGCCGTGAGGTTTTCCATGTTGCCATGGACACTTTCTAGGGCTTGGTAAATGGGCACAGTCCCGATGGGCACCGGTGAGGCTTTGATAATGGCAGTACGAATTTCGTCCAGGTTGCCGCCCCCAGTGGAGAGATCCATCACAGTATCCGCACCATATTTAACGGCCTGTTGTAGCTTAGCCAATTCCTCATTAATTTCAGAGGAGTTGGGGGACGCACCGATATTTGCATTGACTTTGCATTTCGAAGCAATGCCGATACACATCGGTTCGAGGTTGGTGTGATTGATATTAGCCGGGATAATCATGCGACCCCGGGCTACTTCGTCGCGAATCAAGTCAACGGGCAGATTCTCACGCTTTGCCACGTAGTCCATTTCTTCGGTGATAACGCCTTGGCGTGCGTAGTGCATTTGGGAGACGTTACTTTGACCTTGCCGTTTGGCGACCCAATCAGCTCTCATATTGTTTTAATCCTCTATTAACAGCTTCCCTACGCTGGTATTACCCAGTCTCAGGTTCTAAGGGACTATCTCAGTCTGATTCCTATGACAGACACCCCTAGCTATGGCAATAAATTCTAACATCACTCCTTAGCAAAGTCTTGGGAAGTATGGCGGGGCTGGGATCAGAGTCTGATGGGATTTGGGCAGATTTAAGGATTTTTGGACAGCAGTCTGGAAAATCGCTATTTTCTGGGGAAAAAGCTAAAAATCAACAATTCATCACCGGATGTATGGCGGAACTGGTTACAATGATGGACAAATTTTTCAGGTTAAGATTGCTAATGGGTTAATTAGAATGGGTGGCTTTTTTAGCTATTGTTCTTTTGCACTCGCGATCCGCCTGTCCTAGAACATTCCCGTGGGACAAGGAAAGGGTTGCCCTGGGTGTTTTCGTTTTATTCCCTCTGCGTCTAAAAGGCTATGAATAAAATTTCGGATTGCAGCAATATTTTATTTTCTGTGGATAAGGCCAGGATTGATCTGGTGCAGTTGCAGGCGTTGTTTAATGCGACGGCCTTTTGGGCGAGGGAACGCTCTTTGGCGGATCTAGAAACGGCGATCGCCTACAGTGATCCGGTGGTGACGGTGTGGGATGGCGATCGCCTCATTGGCTTTACCAGGGGAACCTCAGACGGTGTCTTTCGGGCGACGGTGTGGGATGTAGTGATTCACCCCGATTATCAAGGGTTGGGCCTAGGCCGTAAGTTAGTGGAAACCCTGATTAGCCATCCGCGGATGTGTCGAGTCGAACGGGTGTATTTGATGACCACCCACCAACAGACGTTTTATGAGCGCATCGGCTTTAAAGAAAATGCGACGACTACCATGGTGCTCCACAACCACGAGCATCCGATCAGCGTGATTACCTGTGCGGTTGAGGAAACTGCCCCATTACCTGCATAGTTTGGTCTTGGTAATGGCGGGTTAGGGTCCCCCCGTAGCTTGCCAGCAACTTTTGACACAGTTGCCACTTTAGGGCTGGAGAAAATTCAAGGGCTTGGGCTAGTTGTTGGACTTCTTCGAGGCTTGGGCGATCGCCTAGGGTTAAATCCGGCACGTGGGTTTCACACCAAAAGTCCGTGGTCTGGGTTGAGGTCAGTTGAAACGTGATTTTATTGGGTTGTTGTAGCCCATAACTGAGGTGAATTGTTCCTTGTTCAGCCCGTTGTAGGGTGGTATCAATAAGGGTGAGAAAAAACTGGTGGAGGTGGTGGCGATCGCCGAAAATATCCAGGGTAGCGCCGACCGGATGCGCAATGATCAACCGCAAATTATTATTCTGGGCCTTCACCCTGAGCAAGCTTTCTAGTTCTGCGAGGAGCGTTTCGAGATCAAACCACTCCGCCTGTTTCGAACTTTGACCATAATCTAACTTTGAAACGGCGATCGCCAAATCAAGTAATCCCAGTAATTTTTGGCTGGCGGCATAACTTTCGGCAATAAAGGCCCGTTCTTCGTCAGGACTTTCGCACAAATCACTCAAAATGAGCTGCTGCAGCCCCATGATCGTGCTCAAGGGCGATCGCAATTCGTGGGCCACTTGGCCAAAAAACCGCGCTTGGAATTGTCCCCACTGGAGGGCGATCGCCAAATCCGTATTCAAAGCAGAAAGACCATTAGACATAACAAAACATAA
It encodes the following:
- a CDS encoding DUF2283 domain-containing protein; translated protein: MKIQYFQDTDTLYLEFNQNPIVETKDINENTLVDLDQDGKVCAITIEHAQNLTNLNTFSFETIAPDIILAS
- the thiC gene encoding phosphomethylpyrimidine synthase, giving the protein MRADWVAKRQGQSNVSQMHYARQGVITEEMDYVAKRENLPVDLIRDEVARGRMIIPANINHTNLEPMCIGIASKCKVNANIGASPNSSEINEELAKLQQAVKYGADTVMDLSTGGGNLDEIRTAIIKASPVPIGTVPIYQALESVHGNMENLTANDFLHIIEKHAQQGVDYMTIHAGILIEHLPLVKNRITGIVSRGGGILARWMLHHHKQNPLYTHFDDIIEIFKRYDVSFSLGDSLRPGCTHDASDEAQLAELKTLGQLTRRAWEHDVQVMVEGPGHVPMDQIEFNVKKQMEECSEAPFYVLGPLVTDIAPGYDHITSAIGAAMAGWYGTAMLCYVTPKEHLGLPDAEDVRNGLIAYKIAAHAADIARHRPGARDRDDELSHARYNFDWEKQFELSLDPERAREYHDETLPADIYKTAEFCSMCGPKFCPMQTKVDADALTELEKYLASTAAKEELAKA
- a CDS encoding GNAT family N-acetyltransferase, giving the protein MSDCSNILFSVDKARIDLVQLQALFNATAFWARERSLADLETAIAYSDPVVTVWDGDRLIGFTRGTSDGVFRATVWDVVIHPDYQGLGLGRKLVETLISHPRMCRVERVYLMTTHQQTFYERIGFKENATTTMVLHNHEHPISVITCAVEETAPLPA
- a CDS encoding sensor histidine kinase, whose protein sequence is MSNGLSALNTDLAIALQWGQFQARFFGQVAHELRSPLSTIMGLQQLILSDLCESPDEERAFIAESYAASQKLLGLLDLAIAVSKLDYGQSSKQAEWFDLETLLAELESLLRVKAQNNNLRLIIAHPVGATLDIFGDRHHLHQFFLTLIDTTLQRAEQGTIHLSYGLQQPNKITFQLTSTQTTDFWCETHVPDLTLGDRPSLEEVQQLAQALEFSPALKWQLCQKLLASYGGTLTRHYQDQTMQVMGQFPQPHR